Proteins encoded by one window of Desulfovibrio sp.:
- a CDS encoding RNA methyltransferase, whose protein sequence is MPKEPTARRKARFLEVLSHRQPDLTLVLANIHDPHNVSAIYRSCDAFGVSRVHLYYTNTAFPALGRKTSASARKWVETERHKTCEGMMAELRGQGMQVLATSFTEKARPMRDWDFTRPTAVIMGNEHSGVEPELLAAADGELYIPMYGMIQSFNVSVASAIILAEAARQREAAGMYATPRFDEATLATRLGEWLEK, encoded by the coding sequence ATGCCCAAAGAACCTACGGCACGGCGCAAGGCCCGCTTTCTGGAAGTGCTGAGTCACCGCCAGCCGGACCTTACGCTGGTGCTTGCCAATATCCACGACCCGCACAACGTTTCGGCCATTTACCGCTCGTGTGATGCTTTTGGCGTCAGCCGTGTGCACCTGTATTACACCAACACGGCATTTCCAGCTTTGGGGCGCAAAACATCGGCCTCGGCCCGCAAATGGGTAGAAACCGAGCGCCACAAAACCTGCGAAGGCATGATGGCAGAGCTGCGCGGTCAGGGCATGCAGGTGCTTGCCACCTCGTTTACAGAAAAGGCACGCCCCATGCGTGATTGGGATTTCACCCGCCCCACGGCGGTGATTATGGGCAACGAGCACAGCGGCGTTGAGCCGGAACTGCTGGCTGCCGCCGATGGCGAGCTGTACATCCCCATGTACGGCATGATCCAGAGCTTCAACGTTTCTGTGGCCTCGGCCATTATTCTTGCAGAAGCAGCCCGCCAGCGCGAGGCCGCAGGCATGTACGCCACCCCGCGCTTTGATGAGGCAACTCTCGCAACCCGCCTTGGGGAGTGGCTGGAAAAATAA
- a CDS encoding radical SAM protein: MSVDAQPRWFDAQAIGTALERETAPDAAELRDILNKSLELQPLTLAETVALMRVQDGVGVGRIMAAADEVKQKVYGDRIVLSAPLHISNHCGSECLYCANRKSNKAVERKYMTSPEMREAALKLIRQGHKRIFLVSGQLPNADIEYLAEAISILYTAFDGVGEVHSVNVNVGALESHEYAALLESYVGTVLIYQDTYHEACYRAAHISGPKSDYYARLNAADVAFQAGVPDVGGGLMLGLGPWQYDLLGIVQHQAHLLRAYDTGCRTLSLHRMRCAPGSNMQTPYPVSDADYLRCVAIARLAVPYAGIILTTKEPAGLWRDGCSAGASQLLTGSVANPYGNWIDNPEHKVPFPIGEDCHVDEVVRFLLEEARHLPSFCAACPRLGRTGEEFLSMVRECGMKNQCGPNSAASFLEFLLHYATPYTRMIGEQLLAEKMDRMTTGELGAAKRLLTKVRAGRIDEFI; encoded by the coding sequence ATGTCTGTTGATGCACAGCCCCGCTGGTTTGATGCCCAGGCCATTGGCACAGCTCTGGAAAGGGAAACAGCACCTGACGCCGCAGAGCTTCGGGATATCCTCAACAAGTCGCTTGAATTGCAGCCTTTAACCTTGGCGGAAACGGTCGCCCTCATGCGCGTGCAGGACGGCGTGGGCGTTGGCCGCATTATGGCTGCCGCCGATGAAGTCAAGCAAAAGGTTTACGGGGACCGTATTGTACTTTCCGCCCCCCTGCACATCTCCAACCACTGCGGCAGCGAATGCCTGTATTGCGCCAACCGCAAAAGCAACAAGGCCGTTGAGCGCAAGTACATGACCTCGCCTGAAATGCGCGAGGCAGCCCTCAAGCTCATCCGTCAGGGCCACAAACGTATTTTTCTTGTCAGCGGGCAGTTGCCCAATGCGGATATTGAATATCTGGCCGAGGCCATAAGTATCCTCTACACGGCTTTTGACGGCGTGGGCGAGGTGCACAGCGTCAACGTGAACGTGGGTGCTCTGGAATCGCACGAGTATGCCGCCCTGCTGGAATCGTATGTGGGCACAGTACTGATCTATCAGGACACCTACCACGAGGCCTGCTATCGCGCAGCCCACATCTCTGGCCCCAAGAGTGATTACTATGCCCGGCTGAACGCCGCCGATGTTGCCTTCCAGGCTGGAGTGCCCGACGTGGGCGGCGGCCTGATGCTGGGCCTTGGCCCCTGGCAGTACGATCTGCTGGGTATTGTGCAGCATCAGGCGCATTTGCTGCGGGCCTATGACACCGGCTGCCGCACCCTGAGCCTGCACCGCATGCGTTGCGCCCCCGGCAGCAATATGCAAACGCCCTATCCCGTGAGCGATGCCGACTACCTGCGTTGCGTGGCTATTGCCCGGCTGGCGGTTCCTTACGCGGGCATCATCCTGACCACCAAGGAACCTGCGGGCCTGTGGCGCGATGGCTGTAGCGCGGGCGCTTCGCAATTGCTCACGGGCAGCGTTGCCAATCCCTACGGCAACTGGATCGACAATCCCGAGCACAAGGTTCCCTTCCCCATTGGCGAAGACTGCCATGTGGATGAGGTGGTGCGCTTTCTGCTGGAAGAAGCCCGCCATCTGCCGTCATTTTGCGCGGCTTGCCCCCGTCTGGGGCGCACGGGTGAGGAGTTCCTTTCCATGGTGCGCGAATGCGGCATGAAAAACCAGTGCGGCCCCAACTCTGCGGCTTCGTTCCTGGAATTTCTGCTGCACTATGCCACGCCCTACACGCGTATGATCGGTGAGCAGCTGCTGGCCGAAAAAATGGACAGAATGACCACGGGTGAGCTTGGCGCGGCCAAGAGGCTGCTGACCAAGGTGCGCGCTGGCCGCATTGACGAATTCATTTAA
- a CDS encoding sodium:proton antiporter encodes MNLLRLSAYALSALLLTPYTALAAADHLTVPGTLSAWWIIPFAGMLLSIAILPLTAHIFWEHHRGKISIFWALTFLVPCLAVYGPGVTFYEFCHIILLDYVPFLVLLFSLYTVAGGVRLKGSLTGTPPVNLGILAIGTVLASWMGTTGAAMLLVRPLLRANAHRKYRVHSVVFFIFLVANIGGSLSPLGDPPLFLGFLKGVDFFWTTSHLFLKTLSLSTALLAIYFVLDMVLYNKEGRPVPPISPADASPERPGQVLPSQERLGLDGKINLLFLLGVVTAVLLSGLFPLGTIATVGGVPLEAQNVLRDAALLCLAWLSMRYTSRRCRELNGFTWGPIEEVAQLFFGIFVSMIPAMAILKAGTSGALAPLVELVSRDGQPVNAMYFWLTGILSSFLDNAPTYMVFFNTAGGDAQTLMHHMPETLAAISAGAVFMGACSYIGNAPNFMVRAIAEDQGVRMPGFFGYILWSFCILVPLFALLTWFFFT; translated from the coding sequence ATGAATCTACTCCGCCTCTCTGCATATGCTCTGAGCGCACTGCTGCTTACTCCTTACACGGCTCTTGCCGCCGCCGACCATCTTACAGTTCCCGGCACCCTCTCCGCATGGTGGATCATCCCTTTTGCGGGCATGCTGCTTTCCATAGCCATACTGCCGCTGACCGCCCATATTTTCTGGGAACATCACCGGGGCAAGATTTCCATTTTCTGGGCGCTCACCTTTCTTGTCCCATGCCTGGCTGTCTATGGCCCCGGCGTGACCTTCTATGAATTCTGCCACATCATCCTGCTGGATTACGTGCCCTTCCTTGTACTCCTTTTTTCGCTGTACACGGTTGCAGGAGGCGTGCGCCTTAAAGGTTCACTCACAGGCACGCCGCCCGTGAATCTGGGCATTCTCGCCATAGGAACCGTGCTGGCAAGCTGGATGGGCACCACAGGGGCCGCCATGCTGCTTGTGCGCCCACTGCTGCGGGCCAATGCGCACCGCAAATACCGTGTGCATTCTGTGGTATTTTTCATTTTTCTGGTGGCAAACATCGGCGGTTCGCTCTCGCCGCTGGGCGACCCGCCGCTGTTTTTGGGTTTTTTAAAGGGCGTGGACTTTTTCTGGACAACCTCGCACCTGTTCTTGAAAACCCTGAGCCTTTCCACTGCCCTGCTGGCGATCTACTTTGTTCTGGACATGGTGCTGTATAACAAGGAAGGCCGCCCCGTGCCGCCGATCAGCCCTGCCGACGCTTCGCCAGAGAGGCCGGGGCAGGTACTGCCCAGCCAGGAAAGACTCGGACTTGACGGCAAGATCAACCTGCTGTTTCTGCTGGGCGTGGTGACTGCCGTGCTGCTTTCCGGCCTGTTCCCGCTGGGAACAATCGCCACGGTGGGCGGCGTACCGCTGGAAGCCCAAAACGTGCTGCGCGATGCCGCTCTGCTCTGTCTGGCGTGGCTTTCCATGCGCTATACCAGCCGCAGATGCCGCGAACTGAACGGTTTTACATGGGGGCCCATTGAAGAAGTGGCTCAACTCTTCTTTGGCATTTTTGTCAGTATGATTCCGGCCATGGCCATTCTCAAGGCAGGAACCTCCGGCGCGCTGGCCCCGCTGGTGGAACTGGTCTCGCGCGATGGACAGCCGGTCAATGCCATGTACTTCTGGCTGACGGGCATTCTTTCCAGCTTTCTGGATAACGCCCCGACCTACATGGTCTTTTTCAACACTGCTGGTGGTGATGCGCAAACGCTCATGCACCATATGCCCGAAACTCTGGCGGCCATTTCGGCTGGCGCGGTCTTTATGGGCGCATGCAGCTACATAGGCAACGCGCCCAATTTTATGGTTCGGGCCATTGCGGAAGATCAGGGCGTGCGGATGCCCGGATTTTTCGGCTACATTTTGTGGTCGTTCTGCATTCTTGTGCCGCTGTTCGCCCTGCTGACCTGGTTTTTCTTTACCTAG